The Mycolicibacterium lutetiense genome window below encodes:
- a CDS encoding molybdopterin-containing oxidoreductase family protein: MTSRTVHTFCRYCLASCGLEVTVEDNRVVKISADKLNPHTWGDFCAKGRTAGQVVEHPRRILRPMRRVGDGYVEASWDEAISDIAQRMNRIIKVGGPDAVAAYYGNPAGYSSSNLVFMNAWLDAIGTYNRYAVGSVDQNALHVVAEAMYGSPLMVPVSDVDHCDYFLIVGANPAVSAWNWVESVPGGWRRALARQKRGARIVVVDPIRTESAQAADLHLSVRPGTDWALLLAMVKVIVDEGREHRADCAELATGVPDLRALTADADLDDLASRCDIARDVIERVAREFASAPGAMAITRTGVSLHAAGTVAEWLGHVLNLITGRMDRPGGRRFEPGYVDTLRLAGLAATRPHTSRLAGRGLVAGAHALAELPDEITTPGRGQIRALLINSGNPVISGPDGARLDEALGGLDLLVAIDLVQRESHRHAHWLLPAVHWLERDDLLAFTSGMHDEPYVQYGVKAVEPPDGTREEWRVFTDLALAMRRPLFGAKGFNGFIRATRWLAARTRRPGLAFGPHWMDRLIILTSRKVDGHKLTWRELTSNPHGLVLGPRQFGRFREALRTPDHKVHAAPAEFVARTRELLATSDHQAPEGFPFILGNGRRRHSMNSWLNEVPGLHPGGKDNEVLLHPEDAAALGIAAGDRVRVYSPVGQVEVTAALSDRPRRGVVVLDHGWGSRVFDPLHGSAPDSYGVNRNLLADGTAIDPLSQTSVLGSVYVGIERI, translated from the coding sequence ATGACGTCCCGTACCGTGCACACGTTCTGCCGGTACTGTCTGGCGTCCTGCGGCCTGGAGGTGACGGTCGAGGACAACCGGGTGGTCAAGATCTCCGCCGACAAGCTCAACCCGCACACCTGGGGTGATTTTTGCGCGAAAGGCCGCACCGCCGGTCAGGTGGTGGAACACCCTCGACGCATCCTTCGCCCCATGCGCCGGGTCGGTGACGGCTATGTCGAGGCGAGTTGGGACGAGGCGATCAGCGACATCGCGCAGCGCATGAACCGGATCATCAAGGTCGGCGGCCCGGATGCGGTGGCCGCCTACTACGGCAATCCGGCCGGCTACTCGTCGTCGAACCTGGTGTTCATGAACGCCTGGCTGGATGCCATCGGCACGTACAACCGCTACGCGGTCGGATCGGTGGACCAGAACGCGCTGCACGTGGTGGCCGAAGCCATGTACGGATCACCACTGATGGTGCCGGTGTCCGATGTCGACCACTGCGACTACTTCCTGATCGTCGGGGCCAATCCCGCTGTGAGCGCTTGGAACTGGGTTGAGTCGGTGCCTGGCGGCTGGCGCCGCGCACTGGCCCGCCAGAAGCGGGGCGCACGGATCGTCGTGGTGGACCCGATCCGCACCGAGAGCGCCCAAGCCGCGGATCTACATCTATCGGTGCGTCCGGGTACGGATTGGGCGCTGCTGCTGGCGATGGTCAAGGTGATTGTCGACGAGGGCCGCGAGCACCGCGCCGACTGCGCCGAGCTGGCGACCGGGGTGCCCGACCTCCGCGCGCTGACCGCCGACGCCGACCTGGACGATCTGGCGTCGCGCTGCGATATCGCCCGCGACGTGATCGAGCGGGTGGCGCGCGAATTCGCCTCGGCGCCAGGAGCGATGGCCATCACGCGCACCGGGGTGTCGCTGCATGCCGCGGGCACGGTGGCCGAATGGCTGGGTCATGTACTCAACCTGATCACCGGGCGGATGGATCGCCCCGGTGGGCGCCGCTTCGAGCCGGGCTATGTCGACACGCTGCGGCTGGCCGGGCTGGCGGCCACCCGCCCGCACACCAGCAGGCTGGCCGGACGTGGTCTGGTGGCCGGGGCACACGCGCTGGCCGAACTGCCCGACGAGATCACCACGCCGGGCCGTGGCCAGATCCGCGCGCTGTTGATCAATTCCGGTAACCCGGTGATCTCCGGGCCCGACGGGGCCAGGCTCGACGAGGCCCTGGGCGGGCTGGACCTGCTGGTGGCCATCGACCTGGTGCAGCGCGAGAGCCACCGGCACGCGCACTGGCTGCTGCCCGCGGTGCACTGGCTCGAGCGCGACGATCTGTTGGCCTTCACCAGCGGCATGCACGACGAGCCCTACGTGCAGTACGGCGTGAAGGCCGTCGAACCACCGGACGGCACCCGCGAGGAGTGGCGGGTGTTCACCGATCTGGCGCTGGCCATGCGGCGCCCGCTGTTCGGCGCGAAGGGATTCAACGGGTTCATCCGCGCGACCCGTTGGCTGGCGGCGCGGACCCGGCGGCCCGGGTTGGCGTTCGGGCCGCACTGGATGGACCGGCTGATCATCCTGACCTCACGGAAAGTCGACGGGCACAAGCTCACCTGGCGCGAGCTGACGTCGAATCCGCACGGGCTGGTACTCGGACCGCGGCAGTTCGGCCGGTTCCGCGAAGCGTTGCGCACCCCGGACCACAAGGTCCATGCCGCCCCCGCCGAGTTTGTGGCGCGGACCCGTGAACTGCTCGCCACATCCGATCACCAAGCACCGGAAGGGTTCCCGTTCATACTGGGCAATGGGCGCCGGCGGCATTCGATGAACTCCTGGCTGAACGAAGTGCCTGGCCTGCATCCTGGAGGCAAGGACAACGAGGTACTGCTGCACCCCGAGGACGCTGCAGCGCTGGGCATTGCGGCAGGCGACCGGGTGCGCGTGTACTCACCGGTGGGACAGGTGGAGGTGACGGCGGCGCTCAGCGACCGGCCCCGCCGCGGGGTCGTCGTACTCGATCATGGCTGGGGCTCAAGGGTATTCGACCCGCTCCACGGCAGCGCACCGGATTCCTACGGGGTCAACCGCAACCTGCTGGCCGACGGGACAGCGATCGATCCGCTGTCCCAGACCTCGGTGCTCGGCTCGGTGTACGTCGGGATCGAGCGAATCTAG
- a CDS encoding IS30 family transposase: protein MRARRLCGLACAGPQFWDHIKQGMTPSEAGVAVGASETSGRRWFADAGGVRPRIRDESAPRTRPRLTIEERNEIQDGVARQEPIQQMARRLDRHPTTIMREIGRNGWCRGRYRARYRFGARWHGGPTTKPKYRADLAQSHAADRARRTKPGKLAINERLHDEVQNRLHDEHSPEQIAKRLRLDFPDEPEMWVSHETIYQAIYVQGKGNLRRELHTCLRTGRALRKPQRRADERRGRIPDMVNISERPPDVNDRALPGHWEGDLITGTENKTAIGTLVERTTRFTMLLHLPHDHGAVAVQEAIVAKMAALPAILRKTLTWDQGKEMANHVATAKAADIDIYFCDPHSPWQRGTNENTNGLLRQYFAKGTDLSVFPPDYLDYVAAKLNTRPRKTLGWKTPAEALDELLSNPPEPSAVATKP from the coding sequence ATGCGTGCACGTCGTCTGTGTGGGTTGGCCTGTGCCGGCCCTCAGTTCTGGGATCACATCAAACAGGGAATGACCCCCAGTGAGGCCGGGGTGGCCGTCGGCGCGTCGGAAACCAGCGGTAGGCGTTGGTTTGCTGATGCTGGTGGAGTGAGACCTAGGATTCGCGACGAGTCGGCTCCGCGCACGCGGCCCCGGCTCACCATTGAAGAGCGCAACGAGATCCAAGACGGCGTGGCCAGGCAAGAGCCGATCCAGCAGATGGCGCGACGGTTGGATCGCCATCCGACAACGATCATGCGGGAAATCGGTCGGAATGGGTGGTGCCGTGGTCGATACCGGGCACGGTATCGGTTCGGTGCCCGGTGGCACGGCGGGCCGACAACCAAACCGAAGTATCGGGCCGATCTGGCTCAGTCGCATGCCGCTGACCGGGCTCGCCGGACCAAGCCAGGCAAGCTGGCGATCAATGAACGGTTGCACGATGAGGTGCAGAATCGGTTGCACGATGAGCACAGCCCCGAGCAGATCGCCAAACGCCTGAGGCTGGATTTCCCCGACGAGCCGGAGATGTGGGTGTCCCACGAAACCATCTATCAGGCCATCTACGTGCAGGGCAAAGGCAACCTACGCCGCGAACTGCATACCTGCCTGCGCACTGGGCGTGCCCTACGCAAGCCCCAACGGCGCGCCGATGAGCGGCGGGGTCGGATTCCCGACATGGTCAACATCAGCGAGCGCCCACCCGACGTCAACGACCGCGCCCTGCCCGGGCACTGGGAGGGCGACCTGATCACCGGTACCGAGAACAAGACTGCAATCGGAACCCTTGTGGAGCGCACGACCCGCTTCACGATGCTCTTGCACCTGCCCCACGACCACGGCGCGGTCGCAGTACAGGAGGCGATCGTGGCGAAAATGGCGGCGCTGCCGGCGATCCTGCGTAAAACGCTGACCTGGGATCAGGGCAAGGAGATGGCCAACCACGTAGCCACCGCCAAGGCCGCCGACATCGACATCTACTTCTGCGATCCGCATTCACCCTGGCAGCGCGGGACCAACGAAAACACCAACGGGTTGTTACGCCAATACTTTGCTAAGGGCACCGACCTGTCGGTGTTCCCACCGGACTACCTCGACTACGTCGCAGCCAAACTCAATACCCGCCCACGCAAAACACTGGGCTGGAAAACTCCGGCCGAGGCCCTCGACGAACTACTCTCGAACCCGCCCGAACCATCAGCTGTTGCAACCAAACCTTGA
- a CDS encoding DUF3558 domain-containing protein, which produces MHGVTVRTATKPLLRNARTLAVLATAMVPVFAGCSTDEPASPQVPQSEAPSAGGTGAHGPHFPHCGGVSDQTVTELTQVQGLVNTATNSSGCQWLQGGSILGPHFSFTWFRGSPIGRERKTEELSRTSVEDINIEGHSGFIAVGENPLKAGDVNLCEIGIQFDDDFIEWSVSFDQKPYPEPCQVAKELTRQSIVNSK; this is translated from the coding sequence GTGCATGGCGTGACGGTCCGCACGGCCACCAAGCCACTACTCCGCAATGCCAGAACCTTGGCGGTATTGGCTACGGCAATGGTCCCGGTGTTCGCCGGGTGCTCGACTGATGAGCCCGCGTCCCCGCAGGTGCCGCAGAGCGAGGCGCCGAGTGCCGGCGGCACGGGCGCGCACGGTCCGCATTTTCCGCATTGCGGCGGCGTGAGCGATCAGACGGTGACGGAGTTGACCCAGGTTCAGGGGCTCGTCAACACCGCGACCAATTCCTCGGGCTGCCAGTGGCTGCAGGGCGGCAGCATCCTGGGGCCCCACTTCTCCTTCACGTGGTTCCGGGGCAGCCCGATCGGCCGGGAACGCAAGACCGAGGAACTGTCGCGAACCAGCGTGGAGGACATCAACATCGAGGGTCACAGCGGTTTCATCGCGGTCGGGGAGAACCCGCTCAAGGCCGGCGACGTCAACCTGTGCGAGATCGGTATCCAGTTCGACGACGATTTCATCGAGTGGTCCGTGAGCTTCGACCAGAAGCCCTACCCCGAACCGTGCCAGGTGGCCAAGGAGCTGACCCGCCAGTCGATTGTGAATTCCAAATGA
- a CDS encoding SixA phosphatase family protein, translating into MADPISPIRTLLLMRHAKSDYPDGVADHDRPLAARGIREAGLAGDWIRANITDVDAVLCSTATRTRQTLERTGIEAPVQYAERIYDARPGTVIDEINGVSSRFGADPSTVLVIGHEPAMSAVALGLADGSNRIAAESISLKFPTSAIAVLRFNGPWDQLALGGAALVRFHVPR; encoded by the coding sequence ATGGCCGATCCGATCAGTCCGATCAGAACCCTGCTGCTGATGCGCCACGCCAAGTCGGACTATCCCGACGGCGTCGCCGACCACGACCGACCGCTGGCCGCGCGGGGCATCAGGGAGGCCGGCCTGGCCGGGGACTGGATCCGGGCCAACATCACCGACGTGGACGCGGTGCTGTGCTCGACGGCGACGCGGACCCGTCAGACCTTGGAACGCACCGGCATCGAGGCACCCGTGCAGTACGCCGAGCGCATCTACGACGCCCGACCGGGCACCGTCATCGACGAGATCAACGGTGTGTCGTCACGTTTCGGCGCCGACCCGTCGACGGTTCTGGTGATCGGCCACGAACCGGCCATGTCCGCAGTCGCACTCGGCCTGGCGGACGGCTCCAACCGGATTGCGGCGGAGAGTATTTCACTGAAGTTCCCGACCTCGGCGATCGCAGTGCTGCGCTTCAACGGCCCGTGGGACCAGCTCGCGCTGGGCGGCGCGGCATTGGTGCGCTTCCACGTGCCCCGCTGA
- a CDS encoding ABC transporter ATP-binding protein, with the protein MTGAVLRRSGTPAAPVERTRDFRGSVLRLLKRLVPQRALAISVVLLGVGGIAIGVTGPRILGHATDLLFNGVIGRELPAGLTKEQAVAAARARGDTTFADLLSGMNVVPGHGVDFAAVARTLALALGLYLLAAVLVWLQARLLNVTVQRTMVALRAEVEDKLHRLPLSYFDSRQRGEVLSRVTNDIDNIATSVSMTISQLLTSVLTVFAVLVMMLTISPLLALLTVITVPLALLVIRWITRRSQPLFVAQWRNTGRLAAHIEETYSGFTIVKTFGHREAAQRRFDELNDEVYRSSIGAQFFSGLVGPATMFIGNLSYVAVAVVGGLQVAGGQITLGSIQAFIQYVRQFNQPLGQVAGMYNTLQSGIASAERVFELLDAEEQSPEPAAALEIRSGRVEFDRVNFGYLPDTPVIEDLSLVAEPGSTVAIVGPTGAGKTTCVNLLMRFYDVDSGRILIDGVDISTVSRQSLRSSVGMVLQDTWLFGGTIYDNIAYGRPDASEDEVIEAARAAYVDRFVHTLPNGYATRVDDDGGAISAGEKQLITIARAVLAQPKVLVLDEATSAVDTRTELLIQQAMAELRRDRTSFIIAHRLSTIRDADLILVMDGGRIIERGTHEELMSRHGRYWEMTQV; encoded by the coding sequence GTGACCGGGGCGGTGCTGCGCCGCAGCGGAACCCCGGCCGCGCCGGTCGAGCGCACCCGCGACTTCCGCGGGTCGGTCCTGCGCCTGCTCAAACGCCTGGTGCCGCAACGCGCCCTGGCGATCTCGGTGGTGTTGCTCGGGGTCGGCGGGATCGCGATCGGCGTGACCGGCCCCCGGATTCTCGGGCACGCCACCGATCTGCTGTTCAACGGTGTGATCGGGCGCGAACTGCCCGCCGGACTGACCAAGGAGCAGGCCGTCGCGGCGGCCCGGGCGCGCGGCGACACCACCTTCGCCGATCTCCTGTCCGGGATGAACGTGGTTCCCGGCCACGGAGTGGACTTCGCCGCGGTGGCCCGCACCCTGGCCCTGGCGCTGGGCCTGTATCTGCTTGCCGCGGTACTGGTGTGGCTGCAGGCCCGGTTGCTCAACGTCACGGTGCAACGGACCATGGTGGCGCTACGGGCCGAAGTCGAGGACAAACTGCACCGACTTCCACTGTCCTACTTCGATTCCCGTCAGCGCGGCGAAGTGCTGAGCCGAGTCACCAACGATATCGACAACATCGCGACCTCGGTGTCGATGACCATCAGCCAACTGCTGACCTCGGTGCTGACGGTGTTCGCGGTGCTGGTGATGATGCTGACCATCTCACCGCTGCTGGCACTGCTCACCGTCATCACCGTGCCGCTGGCACTGTTGGTGATCCGCTGGATCACCCGTCGCTCCCAACCGCTGTTCGTGGCGCAGTGGCGCAACACCGGACGCCTCGCGGCCCACATCGAGGAGACCTACAGCGGTTTCACCATCGTCAAGACCTTCGGACATCGGGAGGCCGCGCAGCGGCGGTTCGACGAGCTCAACGACGAGGTCTACCGGTCCAGCATCGGGGCACAGTTCTTCTCGGGCCTGGTCGGCCCGGCGACGATGTTCATCGGCAACCTGAGCTATGTGGCCGTCGCCGTGGTGGGCGGCCTCCAGGTAGCAGGCGGACAGATCACCCTGGGCAGCATCCAAGCGTTCATCCAGTATGTGCGGCAGTTCAACCAACCGCTGGGCCAGGTCGCCGGGATGTATAACACGCTGCAGTCCGGAATCGCCAGCGCCGAAAGGGTCTTCGAGCTGCTCGACGCCGAAGAACAGTCCCCCGAACCGGCCGCGGCACTGGAAATCCGCAGCGGCCGGGTCGAATTCGACCGGGTGAACTTCGGCTACCTGCCGGACACTCCGGTGATCGAGGATCTCTCCCTGGTGGCCGAGCCGGGCAGCACCGTGGCGATCGTCGGCCCCACCGGCGCGGGCAAGACCACGTGCGTGAACCTGCTGATGCGGTTCTACGACGTCGATTCCGGCCGAATCCTGATCGACGGTGTCGACATCTCGACGGTGAGCCGGCAGTCGCTGCGGTCCTCGGTCGGCATGGTGCTGCAGGACACCTGGCTGTTCGGCGGCACCATCTACGACAACATCGCCTACGGGCGGCCCGACGCGTCCGAGGACGAGGTGATCGAGGCGGCTCGGGCGGCCTACGTCGACCGGTTCGTGCACACCTTGCCGAACGGGTACGCCACCCGGGTCGACGACGACGGCGGCGCCATCAGCGCCGGCGAGAAGCAGTTGATCACGATCGCCCGCGCGGTGCTGGCCCAGCCGAAGGTGCTGGTGCTCGACGAGGCCACCAGCGCGGTGGATACCCGCACCGAACTGCTGATCCAGCAGGCGATGGCCGAGTTGCGCCGGGACCGGACGAGCTTCATCATCGCCCACCGGCTTTCGACCATCCGGGATGCCGACCTGATCCTGGTGATGGACGGCGGCCGGATCATCGAACGCGGCACCCACGAGGAACTGATGTCCCGGCATGGGCGGTACTGGGAAATGACGCAGGTTTAG
- a CDS encoding ABC transporter ATP-binding protein, whose translation MLWALLRQYVRPYRRLLAIVAALQVISTLASLYLPTVNAAIIDDGVAKGDTRLIVELGGVMLGVTGLQVACAIGAVFFGSRAAMSFGRDLRSAIFHHVTTFSAEETARFGAPTLLTRTTNDVGQIQQLLQMTATILITAPIMSIGGILMAVHQDAGLSWLLLVSVPVLGLANYWIITHLMPIFRRMQRLIDGINRVLRDQLSGIRVIRAFARESVEERRFADANESLSATAVEAGQWQALMLPATTLVINISSVALIWFGGLRIDAGHMQVGSLIAFLAYFMQILMAVLMATVLAVMLPRASVCAERVSGVLGTRPQITNPPDPVRPVSIAGEIEFDDASFSYPGADRPVLQQVSLRVRRGTTTAVVGSTGSGKSTLLAMICRFYDVTAGAVRVDGVDVRDLDLEQLWSSIGLVPQRGYLFSGTIAENLRYGAAPGQELTTEQMWDALRIASADDFVAAHPDGLDRPVAQGGINFSGGQRQRLAIARAVIRRPAIYLFDDALSALDVHTDARVRSALRDVSADATVVIVSQRISTVIEADQVVVVEDGRIVGIGTHETLLADCPTYAEFAASQAITAGGPR comes from the coding sequence ATGCTCTGGGCGCTGCTGCGACAGTACGTGCGGCCGTACCGGCGGCTGCTCGCCATCGTTGCGGCACTACAGGTGATCAGCACCCTGGCGTCGCTCTACCTCCCGACGGTCAACGCCGCGATCATCGACGACGGGGTGGCCAAGGGCGACACCCGGCTCATCGTCGAACTCGGCGGGGTGATGCTCGGTGTCACCGGTCTGCAGGTGGCCTGCGCCATCGGAGCGGTGTTCTTCGGATCGCGCGCAGCCATGAGTTTCGGCCGCGATCTACGCTCGGCGATCTTCCATCACGTCACCACATTCTCGGCCGAGGAGACCGCCCGCTTCGGCGCCCCGACGCTGCTGACCCGCACCACCAACGACGTCGGCCAGATCCAGCAGCTGCTGCAGATGACCGCCACCATTCTGATCACCGCCCCGATCATGTCGATCGGCGGAATCCTGATGGCGGTGCACCAGGACGCCGGGCTGTCGTGGCTGCTGCTGGTCAGTGTTCCGGTACTGGGACTGGCGAACTACTGGATCATCACCCACCTGATGCCGATCTTCCGGCGCATGCAGCGGCTGATCGACGGGATCAACCGGGTGTTGCGTGATCAGCTTTCCGGTATCCGGGTGATCCGGGCGTTCGCCCGCGAATCCGTCGAGGAGCGGCGGTTCGCCGACGCCAACGAGTCCCTGTCGGCCACTGCGGTGGAGGCCGGGCAGTGGCAGGCGCTGATGCTGCCGGCCACCACCCTGGTGATCAACATCTCCAGCGTCGCCCTGATCTGGTTCGGCGGGCTGCGGATCGACGCCGGCCACATGCAGGTGGGCTCACTGATCGCGTTTCTCGCCTACTTCATGCAGATCCTGATGGCCGTGCTGATGGCGACGGTGCTGGCGGTGATGCTCCCGCGCGCGTCGGTCTGCGCCGAGCGCGTCAGCGGTGTTCTGGGCACGCGGCCCCAGATCACCAACCCCCCCGACCCGGTCCGACCGGTGTCCATCGCTGGTGAGATCGAGTTCGACGACGCATCGTTCAGCTACCCGGGCGCCGATCGCCCGGTGCTACAGCAGGTCTCGCTGCGCGTCCGGCGCGGGACCACCACTGCGGTCGTCGGGTCCACCGGATCCGGGAAATCCACCCTGCTGGCGATGATCTGCCGCTTCTACGACGTCACCGCGGGTGCGGTACGCGTCGACGGCGTCGACGTGCGCGATCTCGACCTCGAGCAGTTGTGGTCCTCGATCGGTCTGGTCCCCCAGCGGGGCTACCTGTTCTCCGGAACGATCGCCGAGAACCTGCGCTACGGGGCCGCGCCGGGACAGGAACTCACCACCGAACAGATGTGGGACGCACTGCGGATCGCGTCCGCCGACGACTTCGTGGCGGCCCACCCCGACGGACTGGACCGCCCGGTGGCCCAGGGCGGCATCAATTTCTCCGGCGGACAGCGACAACGGCTCGCGATCGCGCGAGCGGTGATCCGCAGGCCCGCGATCTACCTGTTCGACGATGCGCTGTCGGCCCTCGACGTACACACCGATGCCCGGGTGCGCTCCGCCTTGCGTGACGTATCGGCCGACGCCACCGTGGTCATCGTGTCGCAACGGATCTCGACGGTGATCGAGGCCGACCAGGTCGTCGTGGTCGAGGACGGCCGCATCGTCGGCATCGGCACCCACGAGACGTTGCTCGCCGACTGCCCCACCTACGCCGAGTTCGCCGCATCGCAGGCGATCACCGCCGGAGGTCCACGGTGA
- a CDS encoding DUF3558 domain-containing protein, which translates to MSMQRGVAGVMAALAVFVGLTGCTRTVDGNAAKEGSSGGPSNNKSEKTYPNLLKECDVLTTDILAKTVGADPLDIQSTFVGAVCRWQAANPAGLVDITRFWYEQGSLDNERQTAEKLQYAIEQRRIAGVDSIIMRPQGLNGACGVASDAAGVVGWWVNPQGPGIDACPMAIKLMELTLATNS; encoded by the coding sequence ATGAGCATGCAGCGTGGGGTCGCGGGGGTCATGGCCGCGCTGGCGGTGTTCGTCGGGCTCACCGGTTGCACCCGCACCGTGGACGGTAACGCCGCCAAGGAGGGGTCCAGTGGCGGCCCCAGCAACAACAAGTCCGAGAAGACGTACCCCAACCTGCTCAAGGAATGCGATGTCCTGACCACGGACATCCTGGCCAAGACCGTGGGGGCCGACCCGCTCGACATCCAGAGCACGTTCGTCGGTGCGGTCTGCCGATGGCAGGCGGCCAATCCGGCCGGCCTGGTCGACATCACCCGGTTCTGGTACGAGCAGGGCAGCCTGGACAACGAGCGTCAGACGGCCGAGAAGCTGCAGTACGCGATCGAGCAACGCCGGATCGCCGGTGTCGATTCGATCATCATGAGACCGCAGGGGCTCAACGGGGCATGCGGCGTGGCCAGCGACGCGGCCGGTGTGGTCGGCTGGTGGGTCAATCCGCAGGGGCCGGGAATCGACGCCTGCCCCATGGCGATCAAGCTCATGGAACTGACGCTGGCCACCAACTCTTAG